The nucleotide sequence GGATGAACTAACGCCTTTCCGGCCCCGTAGTCCCTATGGCGTAGCCAAGGCGGCTGCGTTCTGGCAGGTTGCCAACTACCGCGAAGCGTATCAGCTGTTTGTCAGCACCGGTATCCTGTTTAACCATGAGTCGCCCCTGCGCCCCGAACGGTTCGTGACGCGTAAAATCGTGGCGGCTGCCTGTCGTATCGCTCAGGGAAGCGACGAAAAACTGACACTGGGTAATATTGACATAGCCCGCGACTGGGGCTGGGCACCCGATTACGTAGAAGCCATGTGGCTTATGCTACAGCAATCGCAGCCCGACGATTACGTTATTGCAACGGGGCATACCTGCAAACTAAAAGATTTTATCCGCGTTGTCTTTGACTGCGTTGGGCTGAACTGGGAAGACCATGTTCGCACGGACCCGGCTTTTTTCCGACCCACCGACATTGCCGAAGGCCACGCTAATCCTACCAAAGCCCGCGAACAGCTGGGCTGGCAGGCTGCGCATCGCATGGAAGATGTAGCCCGGCTGATGGTGGATGATCAACTTCGCTAATGCTGCTAACGCAACAGATCCGGAACGCCGTCCGGCGGGATCGCCATTTAGTAAAGAATTTTGTCGCCCTGGGGTTGGTCCAGGCCACCAACTTCATTATCCCGCTGGTAAATTTTCCGTATCTAATGCGGGCGGTCGGGGCCGAAAAGTTTGGCGTGATCGCCTACGGCCTGACCGTGCTGAACTATTTTATTGCGTTTACCGACTACGGCTTCAACCTGTCGGCAACCCGGCAGGTAGCCATTCATCGGGACGACCGGCCGCTCTTATCGCAGCTTTTTTCCGCCGTCACCGTTACCAAACTGCTGCTTTTTGGGGTCACCATCGCTACCATGGCCATCTTATGCCTGCTGGTGCCCCGGTTCAATCAGGATGCTCTGGCCTATATGCTGGGGCTTTTGTTTGTACTAGGTAATGTGCTCATGCCAGTCTGGTTTTTTCAGGGCATGGAGCAGATGAAGTATATCACCTACGTAAACCTGATTGCTAAAGTCGCTTTGCTGGGCCTGATTGTTCTGCTGGTGCAGCGGCCCGCCGATTACATTTATGTACTTGGGCTATATGGAGCCGCCAATATTCTGTCGGGTCTCCATAGTTTTTATCTGATTCGATCCCGTTATCGGCTGACGGTTTACTGGCCCGGCTGGCAGGCCATAAAAACTCAGTTGAAGGAAGGCTGGTATGTATTCCTGTCGAACTTTTCGATCATGCTCACGTCTAATCTGAACGTGCTGCTCCTGGGTTTCTTCGTAACCAACACGACCATCGGTTACTACAGCATCGCTGAAAAAATCGTATTTGCCATGTGGTCGCTGTTGTCGCTGTTTTCGCAGGTCATCTACCCGCACGTCTGTCGGCTGGCGCAGGATTCACACGCGCGTCTGCAGCAATTCCTGCGAACAACATTTGCTCCGCTGTTGATAGGGACTGTCCTGGTGGCGATCGGCGTGTATGCATATGCCGATGAAATTATCCGCCTTGTAGCCGGCACGACGCAGGCCGAAGCCGCCCATGTTCTGCGGCTGATGAGCTTTGTGCCGGTACTGGTCTGTTTGAATATTCCACCCTATCAGACGTTGCTGGCCTATAATCAGCAGAAGCTTTACGTAGTTTCGTTCAATATTTCGGCCGTTGCCAACCTGATCATCAGCCCACTGCTTATTTTCCAGTTTGGTGTACTGGGAGCGGCTCTGAGCCTGATGCTGATTCAGTTGCTGATTACGCTCTCCCTGTATTATACGCTTGAAGCAAAGCGTCCAGCCTACTCGCTTTTCAAACGTGTCTGATCGCCCCAACACCGCTGTCTTTGTGTCGGTAGCCTTAGCAACGTTTAACGGCGAGAAGCACCTGGCGTGTCTGCTCGACTCTCTGGTCGAGCAAACCCGGTTACCAGACGAAGTGGTGGTCAGTGATGACGGATCGCAGGATCAGACTTTAGCTATTCTACAGCGGTACAAAGGGCAATTGCCTCTGTATATTCATCAGCAGCCCCGGCCCGTGGGCATTGTAGCAAATTTTCGGCATGCCGTTTCCTTGTGCCGGGGGGATGTGATTGCTTTCTGCGATCAGGATGACGTATGGCTGCCTCACAAAGTAGCCACGGGTTTAGCCGCTCTGGAGCGCATTGACGGGTCAGATCCCGCGCTTATATTTACGGATTTAGAGGTAGTCGATCAGCAGCTGAACCGTATTGCCCCATCCTACTGGAACCACCGGCAATTACATCCCGAACGCGAGACATTCGGGTCATTGCTATACGGTAATTTTGTAACGGGCTGCACCGCCATGTTTAACCGGCCGATGGCGGAAGAAATAAAACGTATGCCCGATGATGCGCTGATGCACGACTTCTGGTTAGCCTGCGTAGCCTACGGCATTGGTCAGGTTCGGTACCTAACCAAACCATCGGTTCGCTATCGGCAACATCCCGACAATGTTACGTTGAACAACGCTATTACCTTCAACACCCGCTGGCGACGATTAAACAGGTTTATTGTTGATAATCAATACGCGTCTGAGTACCTTTTACCGGAAATTCGCCAGGCTGAACTGTTTTGCCGCTATTATAA is from Spirosoma taeanense and encodes:
- a CDS encoding flippase, with protein sequence MLLTQQIRNAVRRDRHLVKNFVALGLVQATNFIIPLVNFPYLMRAVGAEKFGVIAYGLTVLNYFIAFTDYGFNLSATRQVAIHRDDRPLLSQLFSAVTVTKLLLFGVTIATMAILCLLVPRFNQDALAYMLGLLFVLGNVLMPVWFFQGMEQMKYITYVNLIAKVALLGLIVLLVQRPADYIYVLGLYGAANILSGLHSFYLIRSRYRLTVYWPGWQAIKTQLKEGWYVFLSNFSIMLTSNLNVLLLGFFVTNTTIGYYSIAEKIVFAMWSLLSLFSQVIYPHVCRLAQDSHARLQQFLRTTFAPLLIGTVLVAIGVYAYADEIIRLVAGTTQAEAAHVLRLMSFVPVLVCLNIPPYQTLLAYNQQKLYVVSFNISAVANLIISPLLIFQFGVLGAALSLMLIQLLITLSLYYTLEAKRPAYSLFKRV
- a CDS encoding glycosyltransferase family 2 protein; translated protein: MSDRPNTAVFVSVALATFNGEKHLACLLDSLVEQTRLPDEVVVSDDGSQDQTLAILQRYKGQLPLYIHQQPRPVGIVANFRHAVSLCRGDVIAFCDQDDVWLPHKVATGLAALERIDGSDPALIFTDLEVVDQQLNRIAPSYWNHRQLHPERETFGSLLYGNFVTGCTAMFNRPMAEEIKRMPDDALMHDFWLACVAYGIGQVRYLTKPSVRYRQHPDNVTLNNAITFNTRWRRLNRFIVDNQYASEYLLPEIRQAELFCRYYNAQLDAARRQQLNAFIQLKRKSPTYRRWRAFLTKFLYWIE
- a CDS encoding GDP-mannose 4,6-dehydratase, which encodes MKKALICGVSGQDGAYLAKLLLEKGYQVFGGSRDAQMSGFRNLEKLGIRKDIQLISVNINDFRSVLQTLIKTKPYEVYNLAGQSSVGLSFEQPVETLESISVGTLNLLEAIRFSDLPIKLYNAGSSECFGDTGHAAADELTPFRPRSPYGVAKAAAFWQVANYREAYQLFVSTGILFNHESPLRPERFVTRKIVAAACRIAQGSDEKLTLGNIDIARDWGWAPDYVEAMWLMLQQSQPDDYVIATGHTCKLKDFIRVVFDCVGLNWEDHVRTDPAFFRPTDIAEGHANPTKAREQLGWQAAHRMEDVARLMVDDQLR